In Thermodesulfobacteriota bacterium, a single genomic region encodes these proteins:
- a CDS encoding aldehyde dehydrogenase family protein — translation MSKEYGYLINGEWVFSDNKSEIKNPYNNDVVGIINIPDLDTAKGSVDHAESAARSFRDIPSYERSSILKKIVEGIDKRKDEFAQTLVKEGGKPLKTARLEVERAKTSFSVAAEEANRFSGGEVLALDIIAGSEKRFGISRRFPLGVVMGISPFNFPLNLVAHKVAPAIASANALILKPASQTPISALMLGEIAIEAGLPEGMLNIVPLPGSQIEPVIEDQRIKKISFTGSDEVGWDLMKKYPKKKVTLELGGNAAVIIDEDPPDFNFAASRNAWGAFYQAGQSCISVQRMYVHEKIFDKFLDQFVNETKKLKLGDPMLEDTDLGPVIDDHSADRIMKWIDEALENGAQMLCGGSRDGKLIEPTVLTNVTPDSNVSCSEVFGPVVQIERYQDFDKALELVNNTRYGLQAGVFTKDMKKAFKAYDIIETGGVVINDCPSFRVENMPYGGIKDSGVGREGIRYAIEDMTELKLLAVNLDY, via the coding sequence ATGTCTAAAGAATATGGATATCTGATTAACGGCGAGTGGGTTTTTAGCGATAACAAGAGTGAGATCAAAAATCCTTATAATAATGATGTTGTCGGAATTATTAATATTCCTGATCTTGATACGGCAAAAGGCTCTGTAGACCATGCTGAAAGCGCAGCCAGAAGCTTTAGAGATATACCTAGTTATGAAAGAAGTTCCATTCTAAAAAAAATAGTAGAGGGCATAGATAAAAGAAAAGACGAGTTTGCCCAGACACTAGTTAAAGAAGGTGGAAAACCGCTTAAAACCGCGAGGCTAGAAGTTGAGAGAGCAAAAACCTCATTTTCAGTTGCGGCAGAGGAAGCAAATAGATTCTCTGGCGGCGAGGTGCTTGCGCTTGATATAATCGCCGGCAGTGAAAAACGCTTTGGAATTTCAAGGCGTTTTCCTCTTGGAGTAGTTATGGGGATTTCTCCCTTTAACTTTCCATTAAATCTGGTTGCGCACAAAGTCGCCCCAGCTATTGCCTCTGCTAACGCATTAATTCTAAAACCGGCTTCCCAGACCCCAATTTCTGCTCTTATGCTTGGAGAAATTGCTATTGAAGCAGGGCTGCCTGAAGGCATGCTCAATATTGTGCCGCTGCCCGGCTCACAGATTGAACCTGTAATAGAGGATCAGCGAATAAAGAAAATCTCTTTTACAGGAAGTGATGAAGTAGGCTGGGATTTAATGAAAAAGTATCCAAAGAAAAAAGTAACTTTGGAGCTAGGCGGAAATGCTGCAGTAATAATAGACGAAGACCCCCCGGACTTTAATTTTGCCGCAAGCCGTAACGCCTGGGGAGCTTTTTATCAGGCTGGGCAGAGCTGTATCTCTGTTCAGAGAATGTATGTGCATGAGAAGATATTTGATAAATTCTTAGACCAATTCGTAAACGAGACAAAGAAGCTAAAATTGGGAGACCCGATGTTAGAGGATACTGATCTTGGACCTGTGATTGATGATCATTCGGCTGATAGAATAATGAAATGGATAGATGAGGCGCTTGAGAATGGGGCACAGATGCTTTGCGGCGGATCAAGAGACGGGAAGTTGATTGAGCCCACCGTTTTAACAAATGTAACTCCAGATTCAAACGTAAGCTGTAGCGAAGTTTTTGGCCCTGTAGTGCAGATTGAGCGTTACCAGGATTTTGATAAGGCCCTAGAACTAGTAAACAATACACGCTATGGTCTTCAAGCGGGCGTATTCACCAAAGATATGAAAAAAGCATTTAAAGCATATGACATAATTGAAACTGGCGGAGTTGTTATAAATGACTGCCCAAGCTTTAGAGTTGAGAATATGCCCTACGGCGGTATAAAAGACTCTGGAGTTGGAAGGGAAGGAATACGCTACGCAATAGAAGATATGACCGAACTCAAACTACTCGCAGTAAACCTTGATTACTAG
- the cofC gene encoding 2-phospho-L-lactate guanylyltransferase encodes MKFVIVPVKDLSKAKERLSPLLPQSNRTALAYAMLEDVLLALKDSKADRKLIVTLDEKAIEIAKGLGIEVIKETEQNGESASVDYASKVCMEMGAKSVLVIPGDAPLITSDDIDFIIDQEKEEDSIIFVPARDHLGTNAFLRKPPDAIPSMFGHDSFNKHKSEADKRGIAYQSFENPRIALDIDNPDDLQKFISVQSDTKAYKELERLNLVEKIREYG; translated from the coding sequence ATGAAATTTGTTATTGTTCCAGTAAAAGATTTATCCAAAGCAAAGGAGAGGCTATCTCCACTTCTGCCTCAGAGCAATAGAACCGCGCTAGCCTATGCAATGCTTGAGGACGTGCTCCTTGCACTTAAAGACTCAAAGGCAGATAGAAAATTGATTGTAACTCTCGATGAAAAGGCAATTGAAATTGCAAAGGGTCTTGGCATTGAAGTAATAAAAGAGACTGAGCAAAATGGAGAAAGTGCCTCAGTTGATTATGCATCAAAAGTTTGCATGGAGATGGGGGCCAAATCAGTATTGGTCATACCTGGCGATGCACCGCTTATTACTTCAGATGATATAGATTTTATAATTGATCAAGAAAAAGAAGAAGATTCAATTATTTTTGTTCCCGCCCGTGATCATCTGGGCACAAATGCATTTCTTAGAAAGCCGCCCGATGCTATCCCTTCTATGTTTGGTCACGATAGCTTTAATAAACATAAGAGCGAGGCCGACAAAAGAGGCATAGCTTACCAAAGCTTTGAAAACCCCAGAATAGCTCTTGATATTGATAATCCGGATGATTTACAAAAATTTATCTCTGTACAAAGTGATACAAAGGCCTATAAAGAATTAGAACGTTTGAACCTTGTAGAGAAAATCAGAGAATACGGCTAA
- a CDS encoding FAD-linked oxidase C-terminal domain-containing protein: protein MADLSKDSLYKDLESSLEKKISGDVYFDRISKTLYSTDAGNYQIQPVGIVVPKNYEDIALSLEIASNFGVTILPRGSGSSLAGQCVGHSLILDLSKYLNKIVELDIKEKRVRVQSGMYLENLNRELKNHGLMFGPDPSSAKIATIGGVVGNNATGAHSILYGMAGDNVESCNLYLRGGESFELSDANTSNEINSKLKLFRDNHANLIENNYPKHWRRASGYSLNYLLESEFNPAKLLAGAEGTLGLAADFTLSLVEKPNHTGLVILQFNKMFSAMEAVPKILEYSPSAIELIDKYLTDLTRSNPSFSKLLSFIDSEPEAILVVEFYGDTENEIKSKASNLKSNLIANNIKCDIQYAFSKNDQDNVWSVRRAGLGLLMSKRDEHKPIPCIEDVSVPVDQLASYTQDITELIERLGTRAGFYGHASAGCLHIRPLVNLKSNSGRELMQELTDETFKLALKYGGVMSGEHGDGLQRSYLNEKLFGSDLYGAMKELKSIFDPEGIFNPGKVVDGPAILNDLRFRENYSPPRIDTYLDWSSDNGLEGAAQMCSGQGVCRKLGEGIMCPSYMATKNEIDTTRARANILRSVFSGEFEKDSLESSEMHKVFDLCLSCKACKSECPSRVDIAKMKLEFMAHYHAENGFSIRDKLFGYSHYIGKYSSIFPSLSNALQNSSLTKFFLSKIGISTTRSLPNLTKNNFTNWFKNKSHSTANIALNKVVYFHDTWTSYYHPEIGQSAVRLLEEAGFEVILVPNRACCGRPMLSKGMINQARNLAVTNVNLLAPYAKNNIPIIGTEPSCILTFRDEYLDLLPTNEDALKISENSYMLDEFLLNLHSIDELNIEWKNEGPKVFYHEHCHQRSLINERSGVELLSHSGCMVQESKAGCCGMAGSFGYESEHYEISKQIAEDRLLPAIRRTSEDTIIAVSGVSCRHQIEDFSQKKTKHIAQVLADQIR from the coding sequence ATGGCTGATCTTAGCAAAGACTCATTATACAAAGATCTCGAGTCATCGCTTGAAAAAAAGATAAGCGGCGACGTATATTTTGATAGAATATCCAAGACCTTATACAGCACCGATGCTGGGAATTATCAGATTCAGCCAGTTGGAATTGTTGTTCCAAAAAATTATGAAGACATTGCGCTCTCGCTCGAGATAGCAAGTAATTTCGGTGTCACAATTCTACCAAGAGGAAGCGGATCAAGCCTGGCAGGTCAGTGCGTAGGGCATTCTCTTATATTAGATCTATCCAAATATCTTAATAAAATTGTTGAATTAGATATAAAGGAGAAAAGAGTTCGGGTTCAGTCTGGCATGTATCTTGAGAACTTAAACCGTGAGCTGAAAAATCATGGGCTTATGTTTGGACCCGATCCTTCGTCCGCAAAAATTGCAACCATTGGCGGCGTTGTCGGGAATAATGCTACCGGTGCACACTCAATTCTATACGGCATGGCTGGAGATAATGTGGAGAGTTGTAATTTATATCTTAGAGGCGGCGAGAGCTTTGAGCTTAGCGATGCAAATACCAGTAATGAAATAAATAGTAAACTGAAACTGTTTCGAGATAACCATGCCAATCTTATTGAAAACAATTACCCAAAGCACTGGAGAAGAGCGTCTGGATACAGTTTAAATTACTTGTTAGAAAGTGAATTTAATCCTGCAAAGCTCCTGGCAGGTGCTGAAGGCACCTTAGGTCTGGCAGCAGACTTTACGCTCAGCTTAGTTGAAAAGCCGAATCATACAGGACTTGTAATACTACAGTTTAATAAAATGTTCAGCGCCATGGAGGCCGTGCCAAAAATACTAGAATACTCTCCTTCGGCAATTGAACTGATTGATAAATATTTGACCGATCTCACACGCTCTAACCCATCATTTTCAAAGCTACTTAGCTTTATTGACTCAGAGCCAGAGGCCATTTTGGTTGTTGAGTTCTATGGAGATACGGAAAATGAAATTAAGAGTAAAGCATCTAATCTTAAATCTAATCTAATAGCCAATAATATTAAATGTGATATCCAATATGCTTTTTCAAAAAATGATCAAGACAATGTCTGGAGCGTAAGACGTGCTGGGCTAGGTCTGCTTATGAGTAAGAGAGATGAGCATAAACCTATTCCTTGTATAGAGGACGTCTCAGTGCCTGTGGATCAGCTTGCATCATATACTCAAGATATTACAGAGCTAATTGAGCGCTTGGGCACCAGGGCCGGATTCTACGGCCACGCCAGCGCAGGGTGTCTTCATATAAGACCGCTAGTCAATTTAAAATCAAATTCGGGAAGAGAACTAATGCAGGAGCTAACCGATGAAACATTTAAGCTTGCTTTAAAATACGGAGGCGTTATGAGTGGGGAGCATGGAGACGGCCTTCAGAGAAGCTATCTAAATGAGAAACTTTTTGGAAGTGATTTATATGGAGCGATGAAGGAGCTTAAGTCCATATTTGATCCTGAAGGAATTTTTAATCCCGGAAAAGTTGTGGACGGACCAGCAATTTTGAATGACCTTCGTTTTAGAGAAAACTATTCTCCCCCAAGAATCGATACTTATTTAGATTGGTCTTCTGATAACGGATTAGAGGGCGCGGCACAGATGTGCAGTGGTCAGGGAGTCTGCAGAAAGCTAGGGGAGGGAATTATGTGTCCATCATATATGGCCACAAAAAATGAGATTGATACCACAAGAGCAAGGGCAAATATTTTAAGATCAGTCTTCAGCGGTGAGTTTGAAAAAGATTCGCTAGAAAGTAGCGAAATGCACAAAGTTTTCGACTTATGCCTATCTTGTAAAGCATGTAAATCAGAGTGCCCTTCAAGGGTAGATATAGCCAAAATGAAGCTTGAATTTATGGCTCATTATCATGCTGAGAATGGATTTTCTATTCGAGACAAACTCTTTGGTTATTCACACTATATAGGGAAATATAGCTCTATCTTCCCATCTCTCTCAAATGCTCTACAAAATAGTTCTCTGACTAAGTTTTTCTTATCCAAAATTGGTATAAGCACTACAAGATCATTGCCAAACCTGACCAAAAATAACTTCACAAATTGGTTTAAGAATAAATCACATTCTACTGCGAACATAGCACTTAATAAAGTTGTCTACTTTCACGACACTTGGACCAGTTATTATCATCCTGAGATTGGACAATCAGCAGTAAGATTGCTTGAGGAAGCTGGATTTGAAGTAATTTTAGTACCAAATAGAGCCTGCTGTGGGCGGCCGATGTTAAGTAAAGGGATGATAAATCAGGCTCGTAATCTGGCAGTTACAAATGTAAACCTCCTCGCCCCTTATGCAAAAAACAACATCCCGATAATCGGAACTGAACCAAGCTGCATACTGACTTTTAGAGATGAGTATTTAGACCTTTTACCTACCAATGAGGATGCACTCAAGATATCAGAAAATTCCTACATGTTAGATGAATTCTTACTTAATCTACATAGCATAGATGAGCTTAATATAGAGTGGAAAAATGAGGGACCAAAAGTGTTTTATCATGAGCACTGCCATCAACGCTCACTAATAAATGAAAGATCGGGAGTTGAATTATTATCACACTCAGGATGCATGGTGCAAGAAAGTAAGGCTGGATGCTGCGGGATGGCAGGAAGTTTCGGATATGAGAGCGAGCACTATGAAATCTCAAAGCAAATTGCAGAAGATAGACTTTTACCTGCAATTAGAAGAACCTCAGAGGATACAATAATAGCTGTTTCCGGAGTCTCATGCAGACATCAAATTGAAGATTTCTCTCAGAAGAAAACTAAACACATAGCTCAAGTTTTAGCTGATCAGATTAGATAG
- a CDS encoding gamma-glutamylcyclotransferase family protein has translation MASPINKVFVYGTLLQGEVRSQYMADCKLLKTLEIPGHLYDTKRGYPTAIIDEDSDNKIFGELYLMDRPQEKLEQLDEVEMVEDKQYDRISVKHENVEFYTYIAGPGLSDFCRQNFEIETGDWRAYESISFYDPLAFIRNFEDRQKYLYREPVTKEAKGCIYLKGNTPVLISAPHSSVHQRMGKLKRQEFYTGALTALLNSITGCHALYTNRLMEIDPNYYDESPYKKKLVDIVQSNNIKFILDIHGTGSERGNDIYPGTGIENEFLLGNYDLLEKLETRASIHKISVGGLDVFPAAKQMTVTKYGAKVLEVPSMQLEINRNLREPEKSPKEFMKLIKFLKEYLENLSNLIS, from the coding sequence ATGGCATCACCAATAAACAAAGTATTTGTCTATGGAACCCTCCTTCAAGGAGAAGTTAGGTCTCAATATATGGCTGATTGCAAGCTCCTTAAAACATTGGAAATTCCTGGGCATTTGTATGATACAAAAAGGGGCTACCCGACCGCTATTATTGATGAAGATTCAGATAATAAAATCTTCGGGGAGCTATATTTAATGGACAGGCCCCAAGAAAAATTAGAACAGCTAGATGAAGTAGAAATGGTAGAGGATAAACAGTATGACCGCATCTCAGTAAAGCACGAAAATGTTGAGTTTTACACCTATATTGCCGGCCCAGGCCTAAGTGATTTTTGCCGCCAGAATTTTGAGATTGAAACAGGCGACTGGAGGGCATATGAGTCCATTTCGTTTTATGATCCCTTGGCATTTATAAGAAATTTTGAGGACCGTCAGAAATATCTCTATAGAGAGCCTGTGACAAAAGAAGCGAAAGGGTGTATTTATCTAAAAGGTAATACTCCCGTTTTAATAAGTGCTCCTCACTCAAGCGTTCATCAAAGAATGGGAAAACTAAAACGTCAGGAATTTTATACAGGAGCTTTAACGGCGCTACTAAACTCCATTACTGGGTGCCATGCTCTATACACAAATCGTCTAATGGAAATCGATCCGAATTACTATGACGAATCACCCTACAAAAAAAAGCTTGTCGACATAGTCCAAAGTAATAATATTAAATTCATTTTAGATATACATGGCACTGGCTCAGAGCGTGGGAATGACATTTATCCGGGCACCGGAATAGAGAACGAATTTTTACTGGGCAACTATGATCTTTTGGAAAAGCTAGAAACAAGAGCCAGCATCCACAAAATTTCAGTTGGGGGGCTTGATGTTTTCCCTGCAGCCAAGCAGATGACTGTTACAAAATATGGAGCAAAGGTTTTAGAAGTGCCATCGATGCAGCTTGAAATAAACCGGAATTTGAGAGAACCTGAGAAATCTCCTAAAGAGTTTATGAAACTGATTAAGTTTTTAAAGGAGTATCTTGAGAACCTATCTAATCTGATCAGCTAA
- a CDS encoding amidohydrolase family protein: MKKLLLSADTILPISSDPLKNSAVLIEDGKISDIGPFSKLRNQNDSVEEINLGHGILLPGFINAHTHLELGWIQEKIGGFKGFTQWLQQIITAKKKGVSDLDIESSVKSGIKSQIESGVTTVGEISSYGGLDIPILKNSGLRVVLFREAVDSKEDTMDFDNFESSDLFEERLFPHAPYSCSPKLLERAVESYKKTKHPMGIHLAESPDEIEFVNRKANSFEDEIFPLIEKKSFKRIKAKTPFSYLKDMGFFDDNKITAIHMVQVEPDEIAELRRLDIGIVLCPRSNQFLQVGLPPLKEYAGLSRVGLGTDGLSSNYNLNFFEEIRELHLLWSDSLAKEASYEVVYAATLGGARALFLEDKIGSLEVGKDADLIFLNAEAESKNPYLKIVSSDSSDLEFVMVRGNILYSKNH, encoded by the coding sequence ATGAAAAAGTTATTGCTATCTGCTGATACAATCCTTCCTATTTCTTCAGATCCTCTAAAAAATAGTGCCGTGCTTATAGAAGATGGAAAAATATCTGATATAGGCCCTTTTTCAAAGCTTAGAAACCAGAACGATAGTGTAGAAGAAATAAATCTTGGACATGGAATTTTATTGCCCGGTTTTATTAATGCACACACCCACTTAGAGCTTGGTTGGATTCAAGAAAAAATAGGGGGTTTTAAAGGTTTTACCCAGTGGCTTCAGCAGATAATAACGGCTAAAAAAAAGGGTGTTTCTGATCTGGATATTGAGTCATCAGTCAAAAGCGGAATAAAGAGCCAAATTGAGTCAGGTGTAACAACAGTAGGGGAAATATCATCTTACGGCGGTCTTGATATTCCCATTCTAAAAAACTCTGGCCTTAGAGTGGTCCTATTTAGAGAAGCAGTGGACAGCAAAGAGGACACTATGGATTTTGATAACTTTGAGAGCTCTGATCTGTTTGAAGAACGTCTTTTCCCGCATGCTCCTTACTCGTGCAGTCCTAAGCTGCTTGAGCGCGCCGTTGAATCTTATAAGAAAACTAAGCATCCCATGGGAATTCACTTGGCAGAAAGCCCTGATGAGATTGAGTTTGTAAACCGCAAAGCAAATAGTTTTGAAGATGAAATTTTTCCTCTCATTGAAAAGAAATCATTTAAACGAATCAAAGCTAAAACTCCGTTTTCATATTTAAAAGACATGGGGTTTTTTGATGATAATAAAATCACTGCGATACATATGGTTCAGGTAGAGCCGGATGAGATTGCTGAGCTTAGAAGACTAGACATTGGGATTGTGCTTTGCCCTAGAAGCAATCAATTTCTTCAAGTTGGGCTGCCACCTCTAAAAGAGTATGCAGGCCTAAGTAGAGTTGGGCTAGGTACGGATGGTCTTTCAAGCAACTATAATTTAAATTTCTTTGAGGAGATAAGAGAACTTCACCTTCTTTGGTCAGATTCTTTAGCTAAAGAGGCCTCATATGAGGTAGTCTATGCAGCCACATTGGGCGGTGCAAGGGCTCTGTTTCTAGAAGATAAGATCGGCAGTCTTGAAGTTGGCAAAGACGCTGATCTTATTTTCCTAAACGCTGAAGCAGAATCTAAAAATCCCTACCTAAAGATCGTATCCTCTGACTCAAGTGATTTAGAGTTTGTAATGGTCAGAGGAAATATTCTTTATTCAAAAAATCACTAG
- the dapF gene encoding diaminopimelate epimerase → MDQFVKSHGLGNDYFVMDQAQISFELIPEVIKLLCHRNYGVGSDGILLLVPSDNADFGLRILNPDGSEAEKSGNGLRIFAKYLFEHGHTNKEVFKIDTLGGIVTAELETNGGHVPFVTVEMGDAIFQSDLIPVAGDSREVVQEEIEVSGEKLQFTAVSVGNPHCVVFVDELDEARIRRLGPLLETNGLFPNRINVQFAKPLSRDKVQILIWERGAGYTLASGSSSCAVASACVKNGFTDGDVTVSMPGGELDINIREDWSIKMRGAVEEVAVGNLSSDILNRINEINGKS, encoded by the coding sequence ATGGATCAATTTGTTAAATCACATGGACTGGGAAATGACTATTTTGTCATGGATCAAGCTCAGATTTCGTTTGAGCTAATCCCGGAAGTAATAAAGCTGCTGTGTCACAGAAACTACGGCGTCGGCTCTGACGGTATACTCCTTCTTGTGCCTTCTGACAATGCGGACTTTGGTCTTAGAATCCTAAATCCTGACGGTAGCGAGGCTGAGAAGAGCGGTAACGGGCTTAGGATATTTGCTAAGTATCTTTTCGAGCATGGGCATACAAACAAAGAAGTTTTTAAGATTGACACTCTAGGAGGAATTGTAACCGCGGAGCTAGAGACCAACGGCGGCCATGTTCCATTTGTAACAGTAGAGATGGGGGACGCTATTTTTCAAAGCGATCTAATCCCGGTTGCGGGCGATAGCAGGGAAGTAGTGCAGGAAGAGATAGAGGTTAGTGGAGAGAAGTTACAGTTCACTGCAGTATCAGTTGGAAATCCGCACTGCGTTGTGTTTGTGGATGAATTAGATGAGGCGCGGATTAGAAGGCTCGGTCCTCTTTTAGAGACAAACGGGCTTTTTCCAAACCGCATAAACGTTCAGTTTGCAAAACCACTTAGCCGAGACAAGGTCCAAATATTAATCTGGGAAAGAGGTGCCGGCTATACCTTAGCTTCGGGAAGCAGCTCATGCGCTGTGGCATCAGCATGCGTTAAAAATGGATTTACTGATGGAGATGTAACAGTCTCTATGCCGGGTGGCGAGCTTGATATAAATATTAGAGAAGACTGGTCAATCAAAATGCGCGGCGCCGTTGAAGAGGTAGCTGTGGGAAATCTGAGTTCAGATATACTAAATAGAATTAACGAGATAAACGGCAAATCTTAA
- a CDS encoding septal ring lytic transglycosylase RlpA family protein, translating into MKIKILLILAVIPILFACGKKDVGSYPAPAPKPKPHSPGYTIEGSTQIGLASWYGLEEHNNYAASGERFSKYDYTAAHKTLPLGTVVRVTNLENGRDVVVKVNDRGPFVGDRIIDLSHAPAQSIDMIQKGVVKVKVEVVSSPSTRDTNYFNPEYTVQVASYTSRSSADNAKRQLEYDFNNVRIESAKINGNTYYRVRVGRYTSKKDARKAASKLKKKGYTTRVILE; encoded by the coding sequence ATGAAAATCAAAATTCTTCTAATATTAGCAGTAATTCCAATCTTATTTGCGTGTGGTAAAAAGGATGTTGGCTCATATCCGGCACCTGCGCCAAAACCAAAGCCGCACTCACCAGGATATACAATTGAAGGATCAACCCAGATAGGGCTTGCCTCATGGTACGGTTTAGAGGAGCATAACAACTATGCAGCCAGCGGAGAGCGTTTTAGTAAGTATGACTATACAGCTGCTCACAAAACTCTTCCGCTAGGAACAGTTGTAAGAGTTACCAACTTAGAAAATGGAAGAGATGTCGTGGTAAAAGTGAACGACCGCGGCCCATTTGTAGGGGATAGAATTATTGATCTCTCTCATGCCCCTGCGCAGTCGATTGACATGATACAAAAAGGGGTTGTGAAGGTGAAAGTTGAAGTGGTCTCAAGCCCTTCAACGAGAGACACAAACTATTTTAATCCAGAGTATACTGTGCAGGTAGCTTCATACACTAGCAGATCTAGTGCAGATAATGCAAAAAGACAGCTTGAGTATGATTTTAATAATGTCAGGATTGAGTCTGCAAAAATAAACGGAAACACTTATTACAGAGTTCGGGTGGGGCGCTACACATCTAAAAAGGATGCCCGAAAAGCTGCGTCAAAACTAAAAAAGAAAGGCTATACTACCAGGGTTATTCTCGAGTAG